The genomic region AAGAGGTCGGGGATGGCCGCGTCGAAGCTGAACGAGGCGAGCAGGCTGAGCCGGTCGGCCGGGCCCAGGTCGAGGATGTCGATCTGGTTGCGCACCACGTGCAGCAGGTTGCGCTGGGTCTGGCCGACCGCCTTCGGCACGCCGGTGGAGCCGGAGGTGAACAGCACGTACGCCAGCGCGTCGGGATCGGTGGACACGGGGCGCAGCGGGGCGGGGCGCACCTCGTCCACCGGGACGGTGCGCAGGCCCGGCCGGTCGGCGCCGAGCTGCCGGGCCAGGTCCTCGTGTTCGGCTCCACACAGGACGGCGCGCACCTCGGCGGCGCCGAGCATGTGCCGCAGGCGCCGCCGCGGAAAGGTCGGATCCAGCGGCACGTACGCGCACCCGGCGGCGAGCGCGCCGAGGATGGCGGCGATGGTGCGGGCCCCGTGCGCGGTCAGCAGCGCGACCCGGTCGCCCGGTCGGACCCCGGCCGCCGCGAGGGCGTTCGCGTACCCGCCGGCGAGGCCGGCCAGCTCGGCGTAGCTGAGCTGCTGGGTCTCGCCGAGGACGGCGGCGTGGTCCGGACAGGCGGCGGCGACATCGCCGAAGCGATGGATCAGCGTCTCGTTCGCCATGTCAGGAGGCGGGCGCTCCACCCACGATGGAAGCGCAGCATTCGACAGCGGTATTCATGATCCCCCCCAGGACGTCACATTGAGAGCAGCATATGGCTCGATGCCTGGGTCCAAAGATCATCAATAAGAGTCCGGCCGAAGAGCCGATCGTCGCCTCGGACAACGGACGTCAGAATTGGTCCGATCATCCCCCTAGCGCGTAGAGGAATTACCGAATAGGCGATAACCCGCGAGTAATCCTACGGCTATGAAGGCCCACCACCGGCAAATTTCCCACAACGTAGGCGCATGTCGGACCTTGGACAGGATGGGTGGGCTCGTCGCGTCAGCCATCGTACGGCGACGCCGGCCTCGGCTCGATGCCTCCGTCGAAGCCGCGCGGCAGCCGCGCCACCATCTGCTGGAACTCGCCCACGGTGACCGCCTCGCGCAGGGTCGCGAAGACCGCGGCCGTCCCGGCCCGCGCGGTCACCTCGTCAACCCCCGCCCGCTCCCCCACCCGGCGCAGGAACTCCGCGGGGCCGGCGGCCGGGCCGCCACGCCCTCCATCGGGCCCCGCCAGATATCCGTCCAGCTCATCCGGGAGCTGACCGGCGAGATCGTCCGCCTCACCAGTGACCCGTTCGGCCATCGTCTGCAGCACGGCACGGGCGACGGTGGCGGACTGCTCCGGCGCCAGCCCGGACCGCCGGGACACCGCGTCGATGAAGCGGGGAAACCGCACGCCGCCCCTCCTGTCGTCACCGGCCCCGCGCTTACCCTCGGCGGGTGACGGCAAACGACGCCCGGCCACCGGATTGCGGCCGGGATCGGCGCCCGGGCGGCCGGCCGGGGCCGAATCAGCGCAGCAGGTCCGCCGCGCGCAGGTAATCGAAGATGATCTGGTCCACGGCGGAGACGCGGTGCCGGTCGGCGTAGCCCAGCCAGGCCGCCTCGGCGATCTCCGCCGCCGGCCGCAGCGTGCCCCGATACCCGGCGCGGTAGCAGGTCATCCGCACCGTCACGCCCGCGGCGTGCCCGTGCGCCGGCGCGCTGAACGTGCCGACGTGCACGGCGCTCTCCGCGTCCACCTCGACGCTCAACTCCTCAGCGATCTCCCGGCGCAGAGTGTCCCGGTCCGCCTCTCCCGGCTCCCGCTTGCCGCCGGGCAGGTACCACACGTCCCTACCCCGCGAACGGGTGCTCAGGATCCGCCCGTCGGCCAGCAGGATCCACGCCACCTTGTCGATCTCGGCCATCACACCCCCGTTCGGCTGCGGCCGACCACTCTAGACCCCGGGCCGGTTTCCCGACCGTCCGGTCCGGGGCATCCCCCTTTCGCGAGGCCGGCGGATCGAGGGGAGTCGACATGGGATGGCTGCGCGACCGGTTCGGTCGGCACGAGCCACCGGGGGACGTGGCGGAGCGGTTGACCGG from Micromonospora sp. WMMD812 harbors:
- a CDS encoding NUDIX domain-containing protein is translated as MAEIDKVAWILLADGRILSTRSRGRDVWYLPGGKREPGEADRDTLRREIAEELSVEVDAESAVHVGTFSAPAHGHAAGVTVRMTCYRAGYRGTLRPAAEIAEAAWLGYADRHRVSAVDQIIFDYLRAADLLR
- a CDS encoding DUF2267 domain-containing protein, coding for MRFPRFIDAVSRRSGLAPEQSATVARAVLQTMAERVTGEADDLAGQLPDELDGYLAGPDGGRGGPAAGPAEFLRRVGERAGVDEVTARAGTAAVFATLREAVTVGEFQQMVARLPRGFDGGIEPRPASPYDG